In a genomic window of Candidatus Avedoeria danica:
- a CDS encoding glycosyltransferase, whose product MRIVMLGPFGLGPKMTIRRRALPAARALAARGHAVTLLLPPWHTPAEADRAWDDDVPGVRIVHVALAGLRIPIVGHAIVAARMARMALALEPDIVHAFKPKAYSGLAATMLWLGRQSRMLRLWPLSPSRRDAARPFRLIVDTDDWEGAGGWNDLERYSRAQRAVFAWQERWGLTHADHVTVASRALEGLAWAMGVPPARVMYLPNAMDDSLGIDGGDPVAATSANHGRSTSPRPPTLLLYTRFFEFALDRPLDVLARVRAAVPDTRLIVAGTGLFGEERRFAELAARRGLADAVEMRGWLDPQAAAATFAEADIALYPFDDTLVNRTKSPFKLLELMSAGLPIVADAVGELREVIVDGVSGRVVAAGDDGAMAEAVVALLRDGSLHARLGDGARTRVSEAYVWSTRAMSLERAYDQAMSFQPTTRSIPTHPP is encoded by the coding sequence CTGCGAATCGTCATGCTGGGCCCCTTCGGTCTCGGCCCCAAGATGACGATCCGCCGCCGCGCCCTGCCCGCCGCCCGGGCGCTCGCTGCGCGCGGCCACGCCGTCACGCTCCTCCTGCCGCCGTGGCACACACCCGCCGAGGCCGACCGCGCCTGGGACGACGACGTCCCGGGCGTGCGGATCGTCCACGTCGCGCTGGCCGGCCTGCGCATACCGATCGTCGGCCACGCCATCGTCGCGGCCCGCATGGCCCGCATGGCCCTCGCGCTCGAACCCGACATCGTTCACGCCTTCAAGCCCAAGGCCTACAGCGGCCTGGCGGCGACGATGTTGTGGCTCGGGCGGCAATCACGAATGCTGCGATTGTGGCCGCTAAGCCCGTCGCGTCGCGATGCCGCCCGCCCCTTCCGCCTGATCGTCGACACGGACGACTGGGAGGGCGCCGGCGGCTGGAACGACCTCGAACGCTACAGCCGCGCCCAGCGCGCCGTCTTCGCGTGGCAGGAGCGCTGGGGACTGACCCATGCCGATCACGTGACCGTCGCCAGCCGGGCGCTCGAGGGATTGGCGTGGGCGATGGGCGTGCCGCCGGCGCGGGTGATGTACCTGCCGAACGCGATGGACGACAGTCTGGGAATCGACGGCGGCGACCCCGTCGCCGCGACGTCGGCGAACCACGGACGATCCACATCGCCTCGCCCGCCCACGCTCCTCCTCTACACCCGCTTCTTCGAGTTCGCCCTCGACCGCCCGCTCGACGTTCTCGCCCGCGTCCGCGCTGCCGTGCCGGACACGCGACTGATCGTCGCCGGCACGGGCTTGTTCGGCGAGGAGCGACGCTTCGCGGAACTGGCGGCGCGTCGCGGTCTGGCCGATGCCGTCGAGATGCGCGGCTGGCTCGACCCGCAGGCCGCCGCCGCGACGTTCGCCGAGGCTGACATCGCCCTCTACCCCTTCGATGACACCCTCGTCAACCGCACGAAATCGCCGTTCAAGCTCCTCGAGCTGATGAGCGCCGGTCTCCCGATCGTCGCCGACGCCGTCGGAGAGCTGCGCGAGGTGATCGTCGACGGCGTGAGCGGGCGCGTCGTCGCCGCGGGCGACGACGGCGCGATGGCCGAGGCCGTCGTGGCCCTGTTGCGCGATGGATCGCTTCACGCACGCCTCGGTGACGGGGCACGGACGCGGGTTTCCGAGGCATACGTCTGGTCGACGCGGGCCATGTCTCTGGAGCGTGCGTACGACCAAGCGATGTCGTTTCAGCCCACGACGCGTTCCATTCCAACGCATCCCCCATAA